The following proteins are encoded in a genomic region of Thermococcus henrietii:
- a CDS encoding NAD(P)/FAD-dependent oxidoreductase encodes MPTKELPEMSEITIIGGGIVGVTIAHELAKRGEEVTVIEKRFIGSGSTFRCGTGIRQQFNDEANVQVMKRSVELWKKYSEEYGFSFEQTGYLFLLYDDDEVEEFRRNIAIQNRFGVPTRLITPEEAKEIVPLLDISEVIAASWNPTDGKADPFHATAKFAIKAEEFGAKLVEYTEVKDFVIENGEIKGLKTNRGTIKTGIVVNATNAWAKLINAMAGISVRIPIEPYKHQAVITQPIRKGAIKPMVISFKYGHAYLTQTSHGGVVGGVGYELGPTYDLNPTYEFMREVSYYFTKIIPALRELLILRTWAGYYAKTPDSNPAIGKIEELSDYYIAAGFSGHGFMMAPAVAEMVADLITKGRTDLPVEWYDPYRFERGELRGEALQMG; translated from the coding sequence ATGCCGACGAAGGAACTTCCCGAAATGAGCGAGATAACGATTATCGGTGGCGGAATAGTCGGCGTTACGATAGCGCACGAGCTGGCTAAACGCGGTGAGGAGGTCACTGTAATAGAGAAGCGCTTCATCGGCTCGGGCTCCACCTTCCGTTGCGGAACGGGCATAAGACAGCAGTTCAACGACGAGGCCAACGTTCAGGTTATGAAGCGCTCCGTCGAGCTGTGGAAGAAGTACAGCGAGGAGTACGGCTTCTCCTTCGAGCAGACCGGCTACCTCTTCCTGCTCTACGACGACGATGAAGTCGAGGAGTTCAGGCGCAACATCGCGATACAGAACCGCTTCGGCGTTCCGACGAGGCTCATAACGCCGGAAGAGGCCAAGGAGATAGTTCCGCTCCTTGACATCAGCGAGGTCATCGCCGCTTCCTGGAACCCAACAGACGGAAAGGCCGACCCGTTCCATGCAACCGCGAAGTTCGCGATAAAGGCCGAGGAGTTCGGTGCTAAGCTCGTCGAGTATACCGAGGTCAAGGACTTCGTCATCGAGAACGGCGAGATTAAGGGCCTGAAAACGAACAGGGGAACGATAAAGACCGGTATAGTCGTGAACGCCACCAACGCCTGGGCCAAGCTCATCAACGCGATGGCCGGGATAAGCGTAAGAATTCCGATAGAGCCCTACAAGCACCAAGCGGTCATCACACAGCCCATAAGGAAAGGGGCTATTAAGCCTATGGTCATATCCTTCAAGTACGGCCACGCCTACCTAACGCAGACCTCGCACGGTGGCGTCGTCGGCGGGGTCGGCTACGAACTCGGGCCAACCTACGACCTCAATCCAACCTACGAGTTCATGCGCGAGGTGAGCTATTACTTCACCAAGATTATCCCCGCTTTGAGGGAGCTCCTTATACTGAGAACCTGGGCCGGCTACTACGCAAAGACACCGGACAGCAATCCAGCCATAGGGAAAATCGAGGAACTGAGCGACTATTACATTGCCGCAGGTTTCAGCGGGCACGGCTTCATGATGGCTCCAGCGGTGGCGGAGATGGTGGCGGACCTGATTACGAAGGGCAGAACCGACCTGCCGGTCGAGTGGTACGACCCGTACCGCTTCGAGCGCGGTGAACTCCGCGGGGAAGCGCTCCAGATGGGCTGA
- a CDS encoding MFS transporter, protein MSRRELVVTQGKREKTLKLKKLRVKRRNVVILAIAMFIANVSFGMAFPYLSVYMRLLGASMFMVGLLSVAFNLTSTVFQYPFGWLSDSTGNRKGFIAFGVASIGFFYTAMAFVGSATGVLILRTLQGVFGSAMTPAHSALISELSTRAGSIFGLFNSIENAGYMVGNFLGSAIVGYLGVRKLFLISGLLLFVSAGIVLLIRERPTGRRSLLGMILVQEGRESWRATVKGSAFRKLMRGHLGLFYVTVFLVMVASGQFYSVSSVYFKETFGEWSVGVIFGIESLAAALTGYFLGKLIDRHGAKRFYLIAIAGYALAFLLYAVVRNVWLVFGVAFLSGVKWVLTINSTSAYVAQNVRVSERAQGMGLLNAMMSLGWVVGPLLGGYFSGISFQLNFMSTLIPLGLAFLLALRLPG, encoded by the coding sequence ATGAGCAGGCGAGAACTCGTTGTCACCCAGGGAAAGCGCGAGAAAACGCTCAAGCTCAAGAAGCTCCGGGTTAAGCGGAGGAACGTCGTAATCTTGGCCATAGCCATGTTCATCGCCAACGTTTCATTCGGAATGGCCTTCCCCTATCTCAGCGTCTACATGCGCCTCCTCGGCGCGAGCATGTTCATGGTCGGCCTTCTGAGCGTGGCATTCAACCTGACCTCGACGGTCTTCCAGTACCCCTTCGGCTGGCTCTCCGACTCAACCGGCAACAGGAAAGGTTTCATAGCCTTCGGCGTGGCCTCGATAGGATTCTTCTATACCGCAATGGCCTTCGTCGGCTCGGCCACCGGCGTCCTAATCCTGAGGACCCTTCAAGGGGTCTTCGGTTCCGCCATGACTCCAGCGCATTCGGCCTTAATCTCCGAGCTCTCCACGAGGGCGGGCTCGATATTCGGCCTCTTCAACTCCATCGAGAACGCCGGGTATATGGTGGGCAACTTCCTCGGCTCCGCGATAGTCGGCTACCTCGGCGTCAGGAAGCTCTTCCTAATCTCCGGCCTTCTCCTCTTCGTATCCGCAGGAATAGTCCTTCTAATCCGCGAGCGTCCGACGGGAAGGCGCTCCCTCCTCGGCATGATTCTCGTGCAGGAAGGCAGGGAGAGCTGGCGGGCGACGGTCAAGGGCTCGGCCTTCAGGAAGCTCATGCGCGGGCACCTCGGGCTCTTCTACGTCACGGTCTTCCTCGTCATGGTCGCCAGCGGGCAGTTCTACAGCGTTTCCTCCGTTTACTTCAAGGAGACCTTCGGCGAGTGGAGCGTTGGAGTTATCTTTGGCATCGAGAGCCTCGCCGCGGCGTTAACCGGTTACTTCCTCGGGAAGCTGATAGACAGGCACGGCGCGAAGAGGTTCTATTTAATAGCGATAGCGGGCTATGCCCTGGCCTTCCTGCTCTATGCCGTCGTTAGAAACGTCTGGCTCGTGTTTGGGGTTGCCTTCCTCTCGGGCGTCAAGTGGGTTCTGACAATAAACTCGACCTCCGCCTATGTGGCGCAGAACGTCAGGGTGAGCGAGAGGGCCCAGGGAATGGGCCTGCTCAACGCCATGATGAGCCTTGGCTGGGTCGTCGGGCCTCTCCTCGGTGGCTACTTCTCGGGAATAAGCTTCCAGCTGAACTTCATGAGCACGCTGATTCCCCTCGGGCTGGCCTTTCTGCTCGCCCTCAGACTGCCAGGGTGA
- a CDS encoding RNA 2'-phosphotransferase: MNRVKVSKLMAYVLRHSPEEFGLKPDSEGFVPLDELVKALQTVYPDVTEEFVREIVERDSKGRYEIRGGKIRARYGHSFKVDLDHEEDTESRVLYHGTPRRNLPRIMREGLKPMKRQFVHLTTSKSEALETGRRHGRDVVLLIIDADCLRRRGLRVYKAGKNVRIVERVPPECITLAV; this comes from the coding sequence ATGAACCGCGTGAAGGTCAGCAAGCTCATGGCATACGTTCTCAGGCACTCGCCGGAAGAGTTCGGATTGAAACCGGATAGCGAGGGCTTCGTCCCGCTGGACGAGCTCGTGAAAGCGCTCCAAACGGTTTATCCCGACGTTACCGAGGAGTTCGTGAGGGAGATAGTTGAAAGGGACTCCAAGGGGCGCTACGAGATAAGGGGAGGTAAAATCCGCGCCCGCTACGGTCACAGCTTCAAAGTTGACCTCGACCACGAGGAGGACACGGAATCGAGGGTTCTCTACCACGGCACGCCGAGGAGAAACCTCCCGAGGATTATGCGCGAGGGACTTAAACCGATGAAAAGGCAGTTCGTTCACCTAACGACGAGTAAAAGCGAGGCCCTTGAAACGGGCAGAAGGCACGGGAGGGACGTGGTCCTGCTCATCATAGATGCGGACTGCCTGAGGAGAAGGGGCCTGAGGGTTTACAAAGCCGGAAAGAACGTGAGAATCGTTGAGCGCGTTCCGCCCGAGTGCATCACCCTGGCAGTCTGA
- a CDS encoding NAD(P)/FAD-dependent oxidoreductase produces the protein MKIVVIGSGTAGSNFALFMRKLDRKAEIVVIGKESTMQYSPCALPHVISGTIEKPEDVIVFPNEFYEKQKIKLMLNTEAKAIDRGRKVVITDKGEVPYDKLVLAVGSKAFVPPIKGIQNEGVFTLKSLDDVRRIKAYIAERKPKRAVVIGAGLIGLEGAEAFAKLGMEVLVVELMDRLMPTMLDKDTAKLVQKEMEANGVSFRFGVGVSEIIGSPVEAVRIGEEKVPAELVLVATGVRANTDLAKEAGLEVNRGIVVNEHLQTSDPEVYAIGDCAEVIDAVTGERTLSQLGTSAVRMAKVAAEHIAGKDVSFRPVFNTAITELFGLEIGTFGITEERAKKEGIEVAVGKFKGSTKPEYYPGGKPITVKVLFRKSDRKLVGAQIVGGERVWGRIMTLSALAQKGATVEDIVYLETAYAPPISPTIDPISVAAEMALRRLR, from the coding sequence ATGAAAATCGTCGTTATCGGTTCTGGAACAGCGGGAAGCAACTTCGCCCTCTTCATGAGGAAGCTCGACAGGAAGGCGGAGATAGTTGTCATCGGGAAGGAAAGCACGATGCAGTACTCGCCCTGCGCCCTACCGCACGTCATCAGCGGGACGATAGAGAAGCCAGAAGACGTCATCGTCTTCCCGAACGAGTTCTATGAAAAACAGAAGATAAAGCTCATGCTCAACACCGAGGCGAAGGCGATAGACCGCGGGAGGAAGGTTGTAATCACCGACAAGGGTGAGGTCCCCTACGACAAGCTCGTTCTGGCGGTTGGTTCCAAAGCTTTTGTCCCGCCGATTAAAGGAATTCAGAACGAGGGCGTCTTCACCCTCAAGAGCCTCGACGACGTGAGGAGGATTAAAGCTTACATCGCCGAGAGGAAGCCGAAGAGAGCAGTCGTCATCGGCGCGGGTCTAATCGGCCTTGAGGGGGCTGAAGCTTTTGCCAAGCTCGGAATGGAGGTTCTGGTCGTCGAGCTTATGGACAGGCTCATGCCGACGATGCTCGACAAAGACACCGCGAAGCTCGTCCAGAAGGAGATGGAAGCCAACGGCGTCTCCTTCCGCTTCGGCGTTGGAGTCAGCGAGATAATCGGCAGTCCCGTCGAGGCGGTTAGAATAGGCGAGGAGAAGGTTCCGGCCGAGCTGGTTCTCGTTGCTACGGGCGTCAGGGCCAACACAGACCTCGCAAAGGAGGCGGGGCTTGAGGTTAACAGGGGAATAGTGGTCAACGAGCATCTACAGACAAGCGACCCGGAGGTCTACGCGATAGGCGACTGCGCCGAGGTGATAGATGCGGTAACTGGGGAGAGAACGCTCAGCCAGCTCGGAACGAGCGCTGTTAGGATGGCGAAAGTGGCAGCGGAGCACATAGCAGGAAAGGACGTCTCATTCAGGCCCGTCTTCAACACGGCCATAACCGAGCTCTTCGGCCTCGAGATAGGGACCTTCGGAATAACAGAGGAGCGGGCGAAGAAAGAAGGGATTGAAGTTGCCGTCGGCAAGTTCAAGGGCTCAACGAAGCCCGAGTACTACCCCGGCGGAAAGCCGATAACGGTCAAGGTTCTCTTCAGGAAGTCGGACAGGAAGCTCGTCGGCGCGCAGATAGTCGGCGGTGAGAGGGTCTGGGGCAGGATAATGACGCTCTCGGCCCTGGCTCAGAAGGGAGCGACGGTAGAAGATATCGTTTACCTTGAGACAGCCTACGCCCCGCCGATAAGCCCGACGATAGACCCGATAAGCGTCGCGGCGGAGATGGCGCTGAGGAGGCTCAGGTGA
- a CDS encoding potassium channel family protein produces MCKMAHFGNCDPETADQEYCIFHKPDKSERDINIFWWKFFSKFKPKIEEREIDGNKQKVLVFENPVDAKGFVFPEVPSKPTWMPGGWKFCNRGYNSECIDFKGAVFKDNVSFYHAMFGGAISFEHATFEKFACFNEVKFAKSVSFESVNFGGDISYHKKEIDIISRDNLCPKLIKEVNPEKHKYIGPVPITSFVDSVFNGKVSFKGARFHEGVWFKECRFKHIVDFTHVVFESNVKFSNSIFERYVTFVGYVEPIYAESRITSIYRCKEHRFKDLLFFSNCDFRLGIDFLGMLNEKLLFTGSLWGFFTSCFKKYQALSEAARLQRLSFEREGKRNDADKMFIIEMRAKRRMRLEVTESGLLRLLFRIVNFFEWLLADLPSEYGTNWRRILTASGAVIGIMGLVYWILSRFSKKVFLGIPLGTIYTCKHCAVNGIPGFLNALYYSLVTFTTLGYGDMHPTGWLKALSALEALTGAVFMALIVAVIARKWMR; encoded by the coding sequence ATGTGCAAGATGGCACACTTCGGGAACTGCGACCCTGAGACGGCAGACCAAGAGTACTGCATTTTTCATAAGCCAGACAAGAGTGAGAGGGATATTAACATTTTTTGGTGGAAGTTCTTTAGTAAATTCAAACCAAAAATTGAGGAAAGAGAGATTGATGGCAACAAACAAAAGGTTCTTGTTTTTGAAAACCCAGTAGATGCAAAAGGTTTTGTTTTTCCTGAAGTACCCTCAAAACCAACATGGATGCCGGGAGGATGGAAGTTCTGTAACAGGGGATACAACTCCGAGTGTATTGATTTTAAGGGTGCTGTGTTTAAAGATAATGTAAGCTTTTATCATGCGATGTTTGGAGGAGCGATATCGTTTGAACATGCTACCTTTGAGAAGTTCGCATGCTTTAACGAGGTTAAGTTTGCTAAATCAGTATCATTCGAGAGTGTCAATTTTGGTGGGGATATATCGTATCACAAAAAAGAAATTGACATAATATCACGTGACAACTTATGTCCTAAACTTATTAAAGAAGTTAATCCGGAGAAACATAAATATATTGGCCCAGTTCCTATCACTTCATTTGTAGATTCAGTTTTTAATGGAAAGGTTAGTTTTAAGGGAGCAAGATTCCACGAAGGGGTATGGTTTAAAGAATGTAGGTTTAAGCACATAGTTGATTTTACCCATGTAGTATTCGAATCCAATGTTAAATTTAGCAATTCTATTTTTGAACGTTATGTTACATTTGTTGGATACGTTGAACCTATATACGCCGAGTCAAGAATTACAAGTATATATAGGTGTAAAGAACATAGGTTTAAAGATCTTTTATTTTTTTCAAATTGCGATTTTAGATTAGGAATTGATTTCTTAGGGATGTTAAATGAAAAACTGTTATTCACTGGTAGTTTGTGGGGTTTTTTCACATCATGTTTTAAAAAATACCAAGCTCTCTCCGAAGCTGCTCGTCTCCAGAGATTAAGTTTTGAAAGAGAGGGAAAAAGAAACGACGCAGATAAAATGTTCATAATTGAAATGAGAGCCAAGAGAAGAATGAGATTAGAAGTTACTGAAAGTGGACTTCTTAGGTTGTTGTTTAGGATAGTAAATTTTTTTGAATGGCTTTTAGCTGATTTGCCATCAGAATACGGTACGAACTGGCGCAGGATTTTAACGGCATCTGGGGCTGTCATTGGTATTATGGGGCTTGTTTACTGGATTCTCTCGAGATTTTCCAAAAAAGTTTTTCTTGGAATTCCTCTTGGCACAATCTATACCTGCAAACACTGCGCGGTTAATGGAATTCCAGGGTTCCTCAACGCCCTCTACTACTCCCTCGTCACCTTCACGACCCTTGGCTACGGGGACATGCACCCAACGGGCTGGCTCAAGGCTTTGAGCGCCCTTGAAGCCCTAACCGGAGCCGTCTTCATGGCCCTCATCGTCGCGGTGATAGCGAGGAAGTGGATGCGCTGA
- the pyrH gene encoding UMP kinase, which produces MRIVFDIGGSVLVPEDPDVEFIKAIAYELIKISEDHEVAVVVGGGRVARKYIEAAKTFTPNETFKDYIGIHITRANAMLLIAALGEKAYPFVIQDFRKAWEVIQLKKIPIMGGTHPGHTTDAVSALLAEYLQADLLVVVTNVDGVYDSDPRKNPNARKLDKITPEGLVEIAMEAESKAGGSGVVDALAAKFIQRGRIRTYIVGKKDAYHLFDVVRGKHSGTVVEP; this is translated from the coding sequence ATGAGAATCGTCTTCGACATAGGTGGCTCTGTTCTCGTTCCCGAAGACCCGGACGTCGAGTTCATCAAGGCGATAGCGTACGAGCTCATCAAGATAAGCGAGGATCACGAGGTGGCGGTTGTTGTCGGCGGCGGCAGAGTGGCGCGCAAGTACATAGAAGCCGCGAAGACATTCACGCCCAACGAGACCTTCAAGGACTACATAGGAATCCACATCACGAGGGCGAACGCGATGCTCCTGATAGCGGCGCTCGGCGAGAAGGCCTATCCCTTCGTCATTCAGGACTTCCGTAAGGCGTGGGAAGTCATACAACTCAAGAAGATACCGATAATGGGCGGAACTCATCCCGGCCACACCACAGATGCCGTTTCGGCTCTCCTCGCCGAGTACCTTCAGGCCGACCTTCTTGTCGTCGTCACCAACGTGGACGGCGTCTACGACTCTGACCCGAGGAAGAACCCGAACGCAAGGAAGCTCGACAAGATAACACCGGAAGGGCTCGTCGAGATTGCGATGGAGGCCGAGAGTAAAGCCGGCGGAAGCGGTGTCGTCGATGCCTTGGCGGCGAAGTTCATCCAGCGCGGGCGGATAAGGACCTACATCGTCGGCAAGAAGGACGCCTATCATCTCTTCGATGTCGTGAGAGGAAAGCACAGCGGGACTGTGGTGGAGCCTTGA
- a CDS encoding NAD(P)/FAD-dependent oxidoreductase, which yields MSRIAVIGGGIIGVATAYELAKLGEEVVLFEKNYFGSGSTFRCATGIRAQFTDEANIKLMKHSVERWEKLEEELGADIGFNQTGYLFLATSEEEVEAFKANIKLQNRFGVPTRLIDMDEAKEIVPILNTEPFLAGAWNPKDAKANPFKTLFAYLQKARELGVDAREHTEVVGLEREGDTITAVKFRSNGKVESVKVDAVLNASNAWAPLINEMAGLKRDLVPIKAYKHQLVKTEPLERGQAEPLVCPPAWEDAYIIQDGEDGGIICGAGIEHEAKSLEDVEPTYDFLRGVLRWAVRIAPPLRYAHVVRQWAGFYAKTPDSNPAIGKLLDNFYIAAGFSGHGFMMAPAVAQAMAELISKGRSRVPLDWEWYNPYRFERGELRSSAFQIG from the coding sequence ATGAGTAGAATCGCGGTAATCGGAGGCGGGATAATAGGGGTCGCCACTGCCTACGAGCTGGCCAAGCTCGGCGAGGAGGTGGTTCTCTTCGAGAAGAACTACTTCGGCTCGGGCTCCACCTTCCGCTGTGCCACTGGAATACGCGCCCAGTTCACGGACGAGGCGAACATTAAGCTCATGAAGCACTCGGTCGAGCGCTGGGAGAAACTCGAGGAGGAGCTTGGGGCGGATATAGGCTTCAACCAGACTGGCTACCTGTTCTTAGCGACGAGCGAGGAGGAGGTTGAGGCGTTCAAGGCCAACATAAAGCTGCAGAACCGCTTCGGCGTCCCGACGAGGCTCATCGACATGGACGAGGCGAAGGAGATAGTGCCCATCCTCAACACCGAGCCGTTTTTGGCGGGAGCGTGGAACCCGAAGGACGCCAAGGCGAACCCCTTCAAGACGCTCTTCGCCTATCTGCAGAAAGCGAGGGAGCTTGGCGTTGACGCGCGCGAGCACACAGAGGTCGTTGGACTTGAGCGCGAGGGAGATACCATAACCGCTGTAAAGTTCAGGAGCAACGGGAAGGTTGAGAGCGTTAAGGTTGACGCGGTTCTAAATGCCTCCAACGCCTGGGCGCCTCTAATCAACGAGATGGCCGGCTTAAAGCGCGACCTCGTCCCAATTAAGGCCTACAAGCACCAGCTCGTCAAAACGGAACCGCTTGAGAGGGGACAGGCAGAGCCTTTGGTGTGCCCGCCAGCGTGGGAAGACGCCTACATAATTCAGGACGGAGAGGACGGCGGAATCATCTGCGGTGCGGGGATAGAGCACGAAGCGAAGAGCTTAGAAGATGTGGAACCCACCTACGACTTCCTGCGCGGGGTTCTCAGGTGGGCAGTGAGAATCGCCCCTCCGCTCCGCTACGCCCACGTTGTAAGGCAGTGGGCCGGCTTCTACGCCAAAACGCCCGACAGCAACCCGGCAATCGGGAAGCTCTTGGACAACTTCTACATCGCGGCGGGCTTCTCCGGACACGGCTTCATGATGGCGCCGGCCGTTGCCCAGGCCATGGCCGAGCTAATCTCGAAGGGCCGCTCCAGGGTCCCGCTAGACTGGGAGTGGTACAACCCGTACCGCTTCGAGCGCGGAGAGCTGAGAAGCTCGGCGTTCCAGATTGGGTGA
- a CDS encoding (2Fe-2S)-binding protein, with protein sequence MTGKKIVCRCNDITVEDVERLIDSGVTDIEEIKRLLRVGMGPCQGRTCIPIVISILARKMGKRPKEIPLPKARVPIRPVRVEVIVGGADE encoded by the coding sequence ATGACCGGAAAGAAAATCGTCTGCCGCTGTAACGACATAACGGTTGAAGACGTCGAGAGACTCATAGATTCAGGCGTCACGGACATCGAGGAGATTAAGAGGCTCCTCCGCGTCGGCATGGGGCCGTGCCAGGGGAGGACGTGCATTCCAATCGTAATCTCAATCCTCGCGAGGAAGATGGGGAAGAGGCCCAAGGAGATACCGCTTCCGAAGGCGAGGGTTCCGATTCGGCCGGTTCGCGTAGAGGTCATCGTGGGTGGTGCCGATGAGTAG
- a CDS encoding 4Fe-4S dicluster domain-containing protein, translated as MSEIPPYLQRGYLTPEELFSIIPKPSEERLRKRPVAVPECPQEIPCAPCREICPTGAINMPTPNDLPIVDYDKCIGCSLCVQICPGLAFFMVHYVGDKARITMPHELLPVPEKGEEVVLLNRVGEPVGKGKVLTVVPREKSKGDTPIIVVEVPIELAWDVRAVRVERKG; from the coding sequence ATGAGCGAGATACCGCCCTACCTCCAGAGGGGATACCTAACCCCCGAGGAGCTGTTCTCAATAATTCCGAAGCCGAGCGAGGAGAGGCTCAGGAAGAGACCCGTCGCAGTTCCCGAGTGTCCCCAGGAGATACCGTGCGCCCCGTGCAGGGAGATATGTCCGACGGGCGCGATAAACATGCCCACCCCGAACGACCTGCCGATTGTCGACTACGACAAGTGCATCGGTTGCTCCCTCTGCGTCCAAATCTGCCCCGGCCTGGCGTTCTTCATGGTGCACTACGTCGGCGACAAAGCGCGCATAACGATGCCCCACGAACTCCTTCCGGTTCCCGAGAAGGGCGAGGAGGTCGTTCTTCTCAACAGGGTCGGCGAGCCGGTCGGAAAGGGGAAGGTTCTCACGGTCGTTCCGAGGGAGAAGAGCAAGGGAGACACGCCGATAATCGTCGTCGAGGTGCCGATTGAGCTGGCATGGGATGTTCGGGCGGTTAGGGTTGAACGGAAGGGATGA
- a CDS encoding FAD-dependent oxidoreductase, which translates to MRLNEHPILRFERGKEVTIYFEGKPLKAYEGETIATALHAAGVRVLNYSPNEKRPRGLFCAIGKCSSCLMVVNGIPNVRTCITLVEDGMKIERQRGRSRLPTKAKPPEFKDAKVVRADIIVIGGGPAGLMAAIHASRAGAKVVLIDENHTLGGQLVKQTHKFFGKREQFAGVRGVEIARILEEGLRESENVEVFLETSAVGIFQEGEEKLVLAVRKERELIEFRGRAVIVATGAMERMIPFENNDLPGVYGAGAIQTLMNTYGVKPGDRVLIVGAGNVGLILAYQLIQAGVEVKAIVEAMPKVGGYFVHAAKVRRLGVPILTRHTILRAEGREKVERAVVAQLDENWRPIPGTEKTFEVDIIALAVGLRPSIELLHQAGCQIRYVRELGGHVAVRDEWMETTVRGIFVAGDSAGIEEATTAMLEGKIAGIAAALRLGIADESWVGEIEKAQRDLDEFRSGPFGRHVAEGIRKILAEARA; encoded by the coding sequence ATGCGCCTCAATGAACATCCCATTCTCAGGTTTGAACGCGGAAAGGAGGTTACAATATACTTCGAAGGAAAACCACTCAAAGCCTACGAGGGCGAGACGATAGCAACAGCTTTACACGCCGCGGGAGTCAGGGTCCTCAACTACTCCCCAAACGAAAAGCGCCCGAGGGGTCTCTTCTGCGCCATCGGCAAGTGCTCCTCCTGCCTGATGGTCGTCAACGGAATTCCAAACGTCAGGACGTGCATAACCCTCGTCGAGGACGGCATGAAGATAGAGCGCCAGCGCGGAAGGTCCAGGCTCCCGACTAAGGCCAAGCCGCCGGAATTCAAAGATGCGAAGGTCGTTAGGGCGGACATCATAGTCATAGGCGGCGGCCCGGCAGGACTGATGGCGGCAATCCACGCATCGAGGGCCGGGGCCAAGGTTGTCCTCATAGACGAGAACCACACCCTCGGCGGCCAGCTCGTCAAGCAGACCCACAAGTTCTTCGGCAAGCGCGAGCAGTTCGCGGGAGTCAGGGGAGTGGAAATCGCGAGAATCCTCGAGGAGGGGCTGAGGGAGAGCGAGAACGTCGAGGTCTTTCTCGAAACTTCAGCGGTTGGCATCTTCCAGGAGGGCGAAGAGAAGCTCGTCCTGGCAGTCAGAAAGGAGCGCGAGCTCATAGAGTTCCGGGGAAGGGCAGTTATCGTCGCCACCGGCGCGATGGAGAGGATGATTCCCTTCGAGAACAACGATTTGCCCGGGGTTTACGGCGCCGGAGCAATCCAGACGCTCATGAACACCTACGGCGTCAAACCCGGAGACAGGGTTCTCATCGTTGGAGCGGGAAACGTGGGGCTCATCCTCGCCTACCAGCTCATCCAGGCCGGCGTCGAGGTGAAGGCGATAGTCGAGGCCATGCCCAAAGTCGGCGGTTACTTCGTCCACGCGGCGAAGGTCAGGCGTCTTGGAGTTCCGATACTCACGAGGCACACCATCCTCCGCGCCGAAGGAAGGGAAAAGGTCGAGAGGGCCGTTGTGGCCCAGCTCGACGAGAACTGGAGGCCGATTCCGGGAACCGAGAAGACCTTCGAGGTCGACATCATAGCGCTCGCCGTTGGTCTGAGGCCCAGCATCGAACTGCTCCACCAGGCCGGCTGTCAGATTCGCTACGTCCGCGAGCTGGGAGGCCACGTGGCGGTTCGCGACGAATGGATGGAAACGACCGTTCGGGGAATCTTCGTTGCGGGAGATTCGGCCGGAATTGAGGAGGCAACCACCGCGATGCTTGAGGGCAAGATAGCGGGAATAGCAGCAGCGCTGAGGCTCGGAATAGCGGACGAGAGCTGGGTTGGGGAGATAGAGAAGGCCCAGCGCGACCTCGACGAGTTCCGCTCCGGGCCCTTCGGCAGGCACGTGGCGGAGGGGATTAGGAAAATACTCGCGGAGGCGAGAGCATGA